The Helianthus annuus cultivar XRQ/B chromosome 16, HanXRQr2.0-SUNRISE, whole genome shotgun sequence genome includes a window with the following:
- the LOC110917038 gene encoding CAAX prenyl protease 1 homolog isoform X2 gives MAFPFMEAVVGLEILMYIFETYLHLRQHAALKLRTLPKTLVGVISQETFEKYRAYNIDKSNLRFVKQFVTIIIDSATLLFGVLPRLWKKSGDIVESTGLDAENEIYQTLAFLACVMYWSQITNLPFSLYSTFVIEERHGFNKQTFWLFIRDMLKGMTVAIVLGPPIVAAIILIVQKSGPYLAIYLWGFIFVLSLFMMTIYPVLVPPLYNKLTPLPQGELRTKIETLASSQNFPSKKLFVVDGSTWSTHSNAYLFGFSKNKCIALFDTLIQQCTNEEEIVAVIAHELGHWKLNHKIYSSVGVQILILLLFGGYTLVKNSNDLFTSFGFDTQPVLIEFILFQYTIIPVQHLVSFDLNLVTHAFEFQADAFAKKLGYAKPLRDALVKMQVGNLSEMNTDPWYSVYHYSHPTLLERLAALDEPHNKAD, from the exons ATGGCGTTTCCCTTCATGGAAGCTGTAGTCG gGTTAGAGATATTGATGTACATCTTTGAGACATATCTGCATCTGAGACAACATGCTGCTCTCAAGCTGCGAACACTTCCTAAAACTCTGGTCGGGGTCATTAGCCAGGAGACATTTGAAAAATATCGAGCTTACAATATCGATAAAAG TAACTTGCGCTTCGTGAAGCAGTTTGTAACAATAATAATAGATTCTGCTACTTTGCTCTTTGGTGTTCTGCCTAGGCTTTGgaag AAATCAGGTGATATTGTGGAATCCACTGGCCTTGATGCAGAAAATGAAATATACCAGACACTTGCATTCCTAGCTTGTGTTATGTATTGGTCTCAG ATAACAAACTTGCCTTTTTCTCTCTACTCGACTTTTGTAATTGAGGAGCGACATGGTTTCAACAAG CAAACATTTTGGCTGTTCATTAGAGACATGCTTAAGGGCATGACCGTGGCTATAGTACTAGGACCGCCCATTGTAGCTGCCATCATTCTAATAGTACAG AAAAGCGGTCCGTATTTGGCTATCTACCTTTGGGGGTTTATATTTGTTTTGTCTCTTTTCATGATGACAATTTACCCAGTTTTAGTACCACCCCTTTATAACAAACTCACACCT CTACCGCAAGGTGAGCTTAGGACAAAAATCGAGACCCTTGCTTCCTCTCAAAATTTCCCTTCGAAGAAGTTGTTTGTTGTTGATGGCTCTACATGGTCAACACATAGCAAT GCATACTTGTTTGGGTTCTCTAAAAACAAATGTATTGCTCTTTTCGATACTTTGATTCAGCAG TGCACAAATGAGGAGGAAATTGTTGCTGTGATTGCTCATGAACTCGGTCACTGGAAACTGAATCACAAAATATACTCCTCCGTTGGTGTTCAG ATACTTATACTTTTGCTGTTTGGAGGTTATACACTTGTAAAGAACTCAAATGATCTATTCACGAGTTTTGGATTCGATACTCAACCAGTACTCATTGAGTTCATATTATTTCAG TACACTATAATACCTGTCCAACATCTTGTAAGCTTTGACCTCAACCTCGTAACACATGCTTTTGAGTTTCAG GCTGATGCTTTTGCAAAGAAGCTCGGTTATGCTAAACCACTTCGAGATGCACTAGTTAAAATGCAG GTAGGAAACTTGTCAGAAATGAACACAGATCCCTGGTACTCTGTTTATCACTATTCTCACCCTACTCTGCTTGAAAGGTTAGCTGCTTTAGATGAACCTCATAACAAGGCAGATTAA
- the LOC110917038 gene encoding CAAX prenyl protease 1 homolog isoform X3 — MAFPFMEAVVGLEILMYIFETYLHLRQHAALKLRTLPKTLVGVISQETFEKYRAYNIDKSNLRFVKQFVTIIIDSATLLFGVLPRLWKVKSGDIVESTGLDAENEIYQTLAFLACVMYWSQITNLPFSLYSTFVIEERHGFNKQTFWLFIRDMLKGMTVAIVLGPPIVAAIILIVQKSGPYLAIYLWGFIFVLSLFMMTIYPVLVPPLYNKLTPLPQGELRTKIETLASSQNFPSKKLFVVDGSTWSTHSNCTNEEEIVAVIAHELGHWKLNHKIYSSVGVQILILLLFGGYTLVKNSNDLFTSFGFDTQPVLIEFILFQYTIIPVQHLVSFDLNLVTHAFEFQADAFAKKLGYAKPLRDALVKMQVGNLSEMNTDPWYSVYHYSHPTLLERLAALDEPHNKAD; from the exons ATGGCGTTTCCCTTCATGGAAGCTGTAGTCG gGTTAGAGATATTGATGTACATCTTTGAGACATATCTGCATCTGAGACAACATGCTGCTCTCAAGCTGCGAACACTTCCTAAAACTCTGGTCGGGGTCATTAGCCAGGAGACATTTGAAAAATATCGAGCTTACAATATCGATAAAAG TAACTTGCGCTTCGTGAAGCAGTTTGTAACAATAATAATAGATTCTGCTACTTTGCTCTTTGGTGTTCTGCCTAGGCTTTGgaaggtg AAATCAGGTGATATTGTGGAATCCACTGGCCTTGATGCAGAAAATGAAATATACCAGACACTTGCATTCCTAGCTTGTGTTATGTATTGGTCTCAG ATAACAAACTTGCCTTTTTCTCTCTACTCGACTTTTGTAATTGAGGAGCGACATGGTTTCAACAAG CAAACATTTTGGCTGTTCATTAGAGACATGCTTAAGGGCATGACCGTGGCTATAGTACTAGGACCGCCCATTGTAGCTGCCATCATTCTAATAGTACAG AAAAGCGGTCCGTATTTGGCTATCTACCTTTGGGGGTTTATATTTGTTTTGTCTCTTTTCATGATGACAATTTACCCAGTTTTAGTACCACCCCTTTATAACAAACTCACACCT CTACCGCAAGGTGAGCTTAGGACAAAAATCGAGACCCTTGCTTCCTCTCAAAATTTCCCTTCGAAGAAGTTGTTTGTTGTTGATGGCTCTACATGGTCAACACATAGCAAT TGCACAAATGAGGAGGAAATTGTTGCTGTGATTGCTCATGAACTCGGTCACTGGAAACTGAATCACAAAATATACTCCTCCGTTGGTGTTCAG ATACTTATACTTTTGCTGTTTGGAGGTTATACACTTGTAAAGAACTCAAATGATCTATTCACGAGTTTTGGATTCGATACTCAACCAGTACTCATTGAGTTCATATTATTTCAG TACACTATAATACCTGTCCAACATCTTGTAAGCTTTGACCTCAACCTCGTAACACATGCTTTTGAGTTTCAG GCTGATGCTTTTGCAAAGAAGCTCGGTTATGCTAAACCACTTCGAGATGCACTAGTTAAAATGCAG GTAGGAAACTTGTCAGAAATGAACACAGATCCCTGGTACTCTGTTTATCACTATTCTCACCCTACTCTGCTTGAAAGGTTAGCTGCTTTAGATGAACCTCATAACAAGGCAGATTAA
- the LOC110917038 gene encoding CAAX prenyl protease 1 homolog isoform X4: MAFPFMEAVVGLEILMYIFETYLHLRQHAALKLRTLPKTLVGVISQETFEKYRAYNIDKSNLRFVKQFVTIIIDSATLLFGVLPRLWKVKSGDIVESTGLDAENEIYQTLAFLACVMYWSQITNLPFSLYSTFVIEERHGFNKQTFWLFIRDMLKGMTVAIVLGPPIVAAIILIVQKSGPYLAIYLWGFIFVLSLFMMTIYPVLVPPLYNKLTPLPQGELRTKIETLASSQNFPSKKLFVVDGSTWSTHSNAYLFGFSKNKCIALFDTLIQQCTNEEEIVAVIAHELGHWKLNHKIYSSVGVQILILLLFGGYTLVKNSNDLFTSFGFDTQPVLIEFILFQADAFAKKLGYAKPLRDALVKMQVGNLSEMNTDPWYSVYHYSHPTLLERLAALDEPHNKAD; encoded by the exons ATGGCGTTTCCCTTCATGGAAGCTGTAGTCG gGTTAGAGATATTGATGTACATCTTTGAGACATATCTGCATCTGAGACAACATGCTGCTCTCAAGCTGCGAACACTTCCTAAAACTCTGGTCGGGGTCATTAGCCAGGAGACATTTGAAAAATATCGAGCTTACAATATCGATAAAAG TAACTTGCGCTTCGTGAAGCAGTTTGTAACAATAATAATAGATTCTGCTACTTTGCTCTTTGGTGTTCTGCCTAGGCTTTGgaaggtg AAATCAGGTGATATTGTGGAATCCACTGGCCTTGATGCAGAAAATGAAATATACCAGACACTTGCATTCCTAGCTTGTGTTATGTATTGGTCTCAG ATAACAAACTTGCCTTTTTCTCTCTACTCGACTTTTGTAATTGAGGAGCGACATGGTTTCAACAAG CAAACATTTTGGCTGTTCATTAGAGACATGCTTAAGGGCATGACCGTGGCTATAGTACTAGGACCGCCCATTGTAGCTGCCATCATTCTAATAGTACAG AAAAGCGGTCCGTATTTGGCTATCTACCTTTGGGGGTTTATATTTGTTTTGTCTCTTTTCATGATGACAATTTACCCAGTTTTAGTACCACCCCTTTATAACAAACTCACACCT CTACCGCAAGGTGAGCTTAGGACAAAAATCGAGACCCTTGCTTCCTCTCAAAATTTCCCTTCGAAGAAGTTGTTTGTTGTTGATGGCTCTACATGGTCAACACATAGCAAT GCATACTTGTTTGGGTTCTCTAAAAACAAATGTATTGCTCTTTTCGATACTTTGATTCAGCAG TGCACAAATGAGGAGGAAATTGTTGCTGTGATTGCTCATGAACTCGGTCACTGGAAACTGAATCACAAAATATACTCCTCCGTTGGTGTTCAG ATACTTATACTTTTGCTGTTTGGAGGTTATACACTTGTAAAGAACTCAAATGATCTATTCACGAGTTTTGGATTCGATACTCAACCAGTACTCATTGAGTTCATATTATTTCAG GCTGATGCTTTTGCAAAGAAGCTCGGTTATGCTAAACCACTTCGAGATGCACTAGTTAAAATGCAG GTAGGAAACTTGTCAGAAATGAACACAGATCCCTGGTACTCTGTTTATCACTATTCTCACCCTACTCTGCTTGAAAGGTTAGCTGCTTTAGATGAACCTCATAACAAGGCAGATTAA
- the LOC110917038 gene encoding CAAX prenyl protease 1 homolog isoform X1, translating into MAFPFMEAVVGLEILMYIFETYLHLRQHAALKLRTLPKTLVGVISQETFEKYRAYNIDKSNLRFVKQFVTIIIDSATLLFGVLPRLWKVKSGDIVESTGLDAENEIYQTLAFLACVMYWSQITNLPFSLYSTFVIEERHGFNKQTFWLFIRDMLKGMTVAIVLGPPIVAAIILIVQKSGPYLAIYLWGFIFVLSLFMMTIYPVLVPPLYNKLTPLPQGELRTKIETLASSQNFPSKKLFVVDGSTWSTHSNAYLFGFSKNKCIALFDTLIQQCTNEEEIVAVIAHELGHWKLNHKIYSSVGVQILILLLFGGYTLVKNSNDLFTSFGFDTQPVLIEFILFQYTIIPVQHLVSFDLNLVTHAFEFQADAFAKKLGYAKPLRDALVKMQVGNLSEMNTDPWYSVYHYSHPTLLERLAALDEPHNKAD; encoded by the exons ATGGCGTTTCCCTTCATGGAAGCTGTAGTCG gGTTAGAGATATTGATGTACATCTTTGAGACATATCTGCATCTGAGACAACATGCTGCTCTCAAGCTGCGAACACTTCCTAAAACTCTGGTCGGGGTCATTAGCCAGGAGACATTTGAAAAATATCGAGCTTACAATATCGATAAAAG TAACTTGCGCTTCGTGAAGCAGTTTGTAACAATAATAATAGATTCTGCTACTTTGCTCTTTGGTGTTCTGCCTAGGCTTTGgaaggtg AAATCAGGTGATATTGTGGAATCCACTGGCCTTGATGCAGAAAATGAAATATACCAGACACTTGCATTCCTAGCTTGTGTTATGTATTGGTCTCAG ATAACAAACTTGCCTTTTTCTCTCTACTCGACTTTTGTAATTGAGGAGCGACATGGTTTCAACAAG CAAACATTTTGGCTGTTCATTAGAGACATGCTTAAGGGCATGACCGTGGCTATAGTACTAGGACCGCCCATTGTAGCTGCCATCATTCTAATAGTACAG AAAAGCGGTCCGTATTTGGCTATCTACCTTTGGGGGTTTATATTTGTTTTGTCTCTTTTCATGATGACAATTTACCCAGTTTTAGTACCACCCCTTTATAACAAACTCACACCT CTACCGCAAGGTGAGCTTAGGACAAAAATCGAGACCCTTGCTTCCTCTCAAAATTTCCCTTCGAAGAAGTTGTTTGTTGTTGATGGCTCTACATGGTCAACACATAGCAAT GCATACTTGTTTGGGTTCTCTAAAAACAAATGTATTGCTCTTTTCGATACTTTGATTCAGCAG TGCACAAATGAGGAGGAAATTGTTGCTGTGATTGCTCATGAACTCGGTCACTGGAAACTGAATCACAAAATATACTCCTCCGTTGGTGTTCAG ATACTTATACTTTTGCTGTTTGGAGGTTATACACTTGTAAAGAACTCAAATGATCTATTCACGAGTTTTGGATTCGATACTCAACCAGTACTCATTGAGTTCATATTATTTCAG TACACTATAATACCTGTCCAACATCTTGTAAGCTTTGACCTCAACCTCGTAACACATGCTTTTGAGTTTCAG GCTGATGCTTTTGCAAAGAAGCTCGGTTATGCTAAACCACTTCGAGATGCACTAGTTAAAATGCAG GTAGGAAACTTGTCAGAAATGAACACAGATCCCTGGTACTCTGTTTATCACTATTCTCACCCTACTCTGCTTGAAAGGTTAGCTGCTTTAGATGAACCTCATAACAAGGCAGATTAA
- the LOC110917843 gene encoding uncharacterized protein LOC110917843 translates to MRIRKNAKTSAFLHTTSNNNNNNLHETTLCLLNQSPWDIITFPASTHSSSSTSIHLFDDFVTRYNVNAAANWTDSDKPVIQSVASTKNSNECKYDIINENVDKKTRNYESYEKEEDKLGFMKGCVKQEDSFVDIQNDAVCADKKKAQTVPKSCSSKKRAVNTSKQNEFYYYSGFGPSWGKKRGCTTFNACGTNVTTSSNDGDMDVDEGEKRVGPDTTTMKTVWSCQVVPGEEDFDYVEQENDKDKDKEKTVKKRGRKPIKARSLKSLM, encoded by the exons ATGAGAATACGAAAGAATGCTAAAACCTCTGCATTTCTCCACACCACttcaaacaataataataataatcttcaCGAAACCACACTCTGTCTACTCAACCAGTCTCCTTGGGATATCATCACTTTCCCAGCATCCACACATTCTTCTTCCTCCACTTCAATTCATCTG TTTGATGATTTTGTGACTCGTTACAATGTCAATGCTGCTGCAAATTGGACTGATTCCGACAAACCTGTTATTCAGAG TGTTGCTTCAACGAAGAACTCGAATGAATGCAAATACGATATTATCAATGAAAATGTTGATAAGAAAACTAGGAATTATGAATCGTATGAGAAGGAGGAGgataaattagggtttatgaaAGGATGTGTGAAACAGGAAGATAGTTTTGTTGATATCCAAAACGACGCCGTTTGTGCGGATAAGAAAAAGGCCCAAACAGTCCCCAAGTCGTGTAGTAGCAAGAAACGGGCCGTTAATACATCAAAACAGAATGAGTTTTATTATTATTCTGGGTTTGGTCCATCATGGGGTAAGAAAAGAGGATGTACAACTTTTAATGCGTGTGGTACTAATGTTACCACAAGTAGTAATGATGGTGATATGGATGTGGATGAGGGTGAGAAACGGGTGGGGCCTGACACGACCACGATGAAAACGGTGTGGTCGTGTCAGGTGGTTCCTGGAGAGGAAGATTTTGATTATGTCGAGCAAGAGAacgataaagataaagataaagagAAAACCGTGAAGAAAAGAGGGAGGAAGCCGATTAAGGCCCGATCGTTGAAGTCGTTGATGTGA